In Pseudomonadota bacterium, a genomic segment contains:
- a CDS encoding metalloregulator ArsR/SmtB family transcription factor — MASLDTVFAALADPTRRAILQMLLEDDMAVTDVAEPFEMSLAAISKHLGVLTAAGLVSQEKRGRVKWCKLEPDALRDASVWMQSFGQFEAVNLEAFEAFLARELPDAPAES, encoded by the coding sequence ATGGCCAGTCTCGATACCGTCTTCGCTGCCCTCGCCGATCCCACGCGCCGCGCGATCCTCCAGATGCTCTTGGAGGACGACATGGCCGTCACCGACGTGGCCGAGCCCTTCGAGATGTCGCTGGCCGCCATTTCCAAGCATCTAGGCGTCCTAACCGCCGCGGGCCTCGTCAGCCAGGAAAAGCGGGGCCGGGTGAAGTGGTGCAAGCTCGAGCCGGACGCGCTGCGCGACGCATCCGTGTGGATGCAGAGCTTTGGCCAGTTCGAGGCGGTCAATCTGGAGGCCTTCGAGGCCTTCCTCGCCCGCGA